The following are encoded together in the Bombus fervidus isolate BK054 chromosome 10, iyBomFerv1, whole genome shotgun sequence genome:
- the LOC139991507 gene encoding acetyl-coenzyme A transporter 1 isoform X1 encodes MGTRRKMNKDDNVEDGIHESKHVHERSDVRGDEKNIAILLFLYLLQGIPLGLCGSIPMLLQNRDVSYRQQAEFSFVQWPFSLKLFWAPIVDSVFSQRFGRRKTWLIPTQYLMGFFMLLLSSHVNQWLGSKTVKPNIEMLTVIFFVLNVLAATQDIVVDGWALTMLKRCNVGYASTCNSVGQTAGYFIGYVLFMALESPEFCNSYLRSTPSNEGILTLPDFLYFWGWVFIIITTLLALFKHEDSEKMHKDEELNTDIKHAYRLLWNIVKLPSIKTIIIFLLTAKIGFSACDAVTGLKLVEAGIPKEKFALMAVPMIPLQILLPLAISKYTVGPRPMDIYIMAMPYRLAFGLIAAVLVYVTPYIVAGGYVPAYYFIVLIALYLVHQVFTSSMFVASMAFFAKISDPAVGGTYMTLLNTLSNLGANWPATAALWFVDPLTYRQCSTDPSNDCSTISERELCMDTHNGACNMQFDGYYIENILCLIIGLAWLRWGRRKIDLLQTRPMSAWKIILSKQNR; translated from the exons ATGGGTActagaagaaaaatgaataagGATGACAACGTGGAAGATGGAATCCACGAGTCGAAGCATGTGCACGAACGTTCGGATGTACGAGGTGACGAAAAGAATATAgctattcttttatttttatatctgttACAAGGAATACCATTGGGATTATGCGGTTCTATTCCCATGTTGCTTCAGAACAGAGATGTGTCATATCGTCAGCAG GCTGAATTTAGCTTTGTGCAATGGCCCTTTTCTTTGAAACTGTTTTGGGCACCCATAGTAGACTCCGTGTTTTCACAAAGAtttggaagaagaaaaacatgGCTAattccaacccaatatttAATGGGATTTTTCATGCTGTTATTATCCAGCCATGTAAATCAATGGTTGGGTAGTAAAACAGTAAAACCAAATATAGAAATGTTGactgtaatattttttgtactaAATGTTTTGGCTGCAACTCAAGATATTGTAGTAGATGGATGGGCACTGACTATGTTaaaaag atGTAACGTGGGATATGCATCAACTTGCAACAGTGTAGGACAAACTGCTGGATATTTTATTGGTTATGTACTTTTTATGGCATTAGAATCTCCTGAATTTTGTAACAGTTATTTGAGATCCACACCTTCCAACGAAGGCATTTTGACTCTACCTG attttctttatttctggGGATGggtatttataattatcacCACTTTACTTGCCTTGTTTAAACATGAAGATTCAGAGAAAATGCACAAAGACGAAGAATTGAATACAGATATCAAACATGCGTACAGATTACTTTGGAACATCGTCAAATTACCATCTATAAAAACaatcattatatttttattaactgcTAAG ATAGGATTTTCTGCTTGTGATGCTGTAACAGGTTTGAAGCTAGTAGAAGCTGGTATACCAAAAGAAAAGTTTGCTCTTATGGCTGTGCCTATGATTCCATTACAAATACTGTTACCATTGGCAATATCCAAGTATACAGTAGGTCCAAGGCCCATGGATATATACATAATGGCAATGCCTTATAG ACTTGCTTTTGGATTAATAGCAGCAGTTTTGGTATATGTGACACCATATATTGTAGCAGGGGGGTACGTTCCAGCCTATTACTTCATAGTTTTAATTGCTCTATATTTGGTACACCAG GTTTTCACAAGTAGTATGTTCGTGGCATCGATGGCATTTTTTGCAAAGATTAGCGATCCAGCTGTTGGTGGTACTTACATGACATTACTAAACACATTAAGTAATCTCGGAGCTAATTGGCCAGCAACGGCAGCTCTTTGGTTTGTTGATCCATTAACGTATCGACAATGCAGCACCGATCCCTCAAATGACTGTAGCACAATTTCGGAAAGGGAG CTCTGCATGGACACGCACAATGGTGCTTGTAACATGCAATTTGATGGATATTATATAGAGAATATCTTGTGCTTAATCATAGGACTTGCTTGGCTCAGATGGGGTCGACGGAAAATAGATCTGTTACAAACAAGACCGATGTCTGcttggaaaattattctttcgaaGCAGAACAGATAA
- the LOC139991507 gene encoding acetyl-coenzyme A transporter 1 isoform X2, whose translation MNKDDNVEDGIHESKHVHERSDVRGDEKNIAILLFLYLLQGIPLGLCGSIPMLLQNRDVSYRQQAEFSFVQWPFSLKLFWAPIVDSVFSQRFGRRKTWLIPTQYLMGFFMLLLSSHVNQWLGSKTVKPNIEMLTVIFFVLNVLAATQDIVVDGWALTMLKRCNVGYASTCNSVGQTAGYFIGYVLFMALESPEFCNSYLRSTPSNEGILTLPDFLYFWGWVFIIITTLLALFKHEDSEKMHKDEELNTDIKHAYRLLWNIVKLPSIKTIIIFLLTAKIGFSACDAVTGLKLVEAGIPKEKFALMAVPMIPLQILLPLAISKYTVGPRPMDIYIMAMPYRLAFGLIAAVLVYVTPYIVAGGYVPAYYFIVLIALYLVHQVFTSSMFVASMAFFAKISDPAVGGTYMTLLNTLSNLGANWPATAALWFVDPLTYRQCSTDPSNDCSTISERELCMDTHNGACNMQFDGYYIENILCLIIGLAWLRWGRRKIDLLQTRPMSAWKIILSKQNR comes from the exons atgaataagGATGACAACGTGGAAGATGGAATCCACGAGTCGAAGCATGTGCACGAACGTTCGGATGTACGAGGTGACGAAAAGAATATAgctattcttttatttttatatctgttACAAGGAATACCATTGGGATTATGCGGTTCTATTCCCATGTTGCTTCAGAACAGAGATGTGTCATATCGTCAGCAG GCTGAATTTAGCTTTGTGCAATGGCCCTTTTCTTTGAAACTGTTTTGGGCACCCATAGTAGACTCCGTGTTTTCACAAAGAtttggaagaagaaaaacatgGCTAattccaacccaatatttAATGGGATTTTTCATGCTGTTATTATCCAGCCATGTAAATCAATGGTTGGGTAGTAAAACAGTAAAACCAAATATAGAAATGTTGactgtaatattttttgtactaAATGTTTTGGCTGCAACTCAAGATATTGTAGTAGATGGATGGGCACTGACTATGTTaaaaag atGTAACGTGGGATATGCATCAACTTGCAACAGTGTAGGACAAACTGCTGGATATTTTATTGGTTATGTACTTTTTATGGCATTAGAATCTCCTGAATTTTGTAACAGTTATTTGAGATCCACACCTTCCAACGAAGGCATTTTGACTCTACCTG attttctttatttctggGGATGggtatttataattatcacCACTTTACTTGCCTTGTTTAAACATGAAGATTCAGAGAAAATGCACAAAGACGAAGAATTGAATACAGATATCAAACATGCGTACAGATTACTTTGGAACATCGTCAAATTACCATCTATAAAAACaatcattatatttttattaactgcTAAG ATAGGATTTTCTGCTTGTGATGCTGTAACAGGTTTGAAGCTAGTAGAAGCTGGTATACCAAAAGAAAAGTTTGCTCTTATGGCTGTGCCTATGATTCCATTACAAATACTGTTACCATTGGCAATATCCAAGTATACAGTAGGTCCAAGGCCCATGGATATATACATAATGGCAATGCCTTATAG ACTTGCTTTTGGATTAATAGCAGCAGTTTTGGTATATGTGACACCATATATTGTAGCAGGGGGGTACGTTCCAGCCTATTACTTCATAGTTTTAATTGCTCTATATTTGGTACACCAG GTTTTCACAAGTAGTATGTTCGTGGCATCGATGGCATTTTTTGCAAAGATTAGCGATCCAGCTGTTGGTGGTACTTACATGACATTACTAAACACATTAAGTAATCTCGGAGCTAATTGGCCAGCAACGGCAGCTCTTTGGTTTGTTGATCCATTAACGTATCGACAATGCAGCACCGATCCCTCAAATGACTGTAGCACAATTTCGGAAAGGGAG CTCTGCATGGACACGCACAATGGTGCTTGTAACATGCAATTTGATGGATATTATATAGAGAATATCTTGTGCTTAATCATAGGACTTGCTTGGCTCAGATGGGGTCGACGGAAAATAGATCTGTTACAAACAAGACCGATGTCTGcttggaaaattattctttcgaaGCAGAACAGATAA